In Bacillus cereus ATCC 14579, a single window of DNA contains:
- a CDS encoding CvpA family protein: protein MIDIIIILLLVMGFFLGLRRGFILQLVKLTSFIIAYLVAYWYCKDLAPALAKFIPYPFDKNVSVPEWIDANNIETVFYQALAFIILFIITKIALSLLGNLLNMFAEIPVLKQVNAFAGAILGFLEVYIILFVLIIIGNILPIEQVQTPLQKSSISKIIVDDTPILSEKVKELWQTGSRV from the coding sequence ATGATTGATATTATTATCATTTTACTGCTTGTTATGGGATTTTTCCTCGGCTTACGCAGAGGGTTTATTCTGCAACTTGTAAAGTTAACAAGCTTTATTATCGCATACCTTGTTGCATACTGGTACTGTAAAGATTTAGCGCCAGCACTTGCGAAATTTATTCCGTATCCATTTGATAAAAACGTATCTGTTCCAGAATGGATTGATGCAAATAATATTGAGACAGTATTTTATCAAGCGCTTGCGTTTATCATATTGTTTATTATCACTAAAATTGCACTTTCATTACTTGGTAATTTGTTAAATATGTTTGCAGAAATACCGGTTTTAAAGCAAGTAAATGCGTTTGCGGGGGCAATCCTCGGATTTTTAGAAGTATATATTATTTTGTTTGTCTTAATTATCATTGGAAATATTCTTCCGATTGAACAAGTACAAACACCATTACAAAAATCATCAATTAGCAAAATAATTGTAGACGATACACCGATTCTATCTGAAAAGGTGAAGGAACTATGGCAGACAGGTAGCAGAGTATAA
- the zapA gene encoding cell division protein ZapA yields MSQQKGKKSRINVEIYGQQYSVVGDESTSHIRMVAAIVDDKMRELNAKNPSLDTSRLAVLTAVNVIHDYIKLKEEHEKLKESMTKKGME; encoded by the coding sequence TTGTCACAACAAAAGGGAAAGAAAAGTCGAATTAATGTAGAAATCTATGGTCAGCAATATTCAGTTGTTGGCGATGAAAGTACAAGTCATATCCGCATGGTAGCAGCGATTGTGGATGATAAAATGCGCGAACTCAATGCCAAGAATCCTTCGCTTGACACGAGTAGACTAGCGGTATTGACGGCGGTAAACGTCATACACGATTACATAAAATTAAAAGAAGAACATGAGAAATTGAAAGAAAGTATGACAAAAAAAGGAATGGAATAA
- the rnhC gene encoding ribonuclease HIII, which yields MSNSIVIQTNSTVIEDMKQQYKHSLSPKTPQGGIFMAKVPSCTITAYKSGKVMFQGGRAEAEASRWQTVSQTPKTAVKKSVDSHRYAPPASIGTMSIVGSDEVGTGDFFGPMTVVAVYVDAKQIPLLKELGVKDSKNLNDDQITAIAKQLLHVVPYSSLVLHNEKYNELFDKGNNQGKLKALLHNKAITNLLAKMAPTKPEGVLIDQFTQPDTYYKYLAKQKQVQRENVYFATKGESVHLAVAAASILARYSFVKQFDELSKKAGMPLPKGAGKQVDIAAAKLIQKLGKERLPEFVKLHFANTEKALRLLR from the coding sequence ATGTCAAATTCTATCGTAATTCAAACAAATTCTACAGTAATTGAAGACATGAAACAACAATATAAACATTCGCTTAGCCCAAAAACTCCGCAAGGCGGGATCTTCATGGCAAAGGTACCATCTTGCACGATTACAGCGTATAAATCTGGAAAAGTAATGTTCCAAGGAGGCCGCGCTGAAGCAGAAGCTTCTCGTTGGCAAACTGTCTCTCAAACACCGAAAACAGCTGTAAAAAAATCTGTCGATTCCCATCGTTATGCGCCTCCTGCTTCCATCGGTACAATGTCTATTGTAGGGTCTGATGAAGTTGGTACGGGAGATTTCTTTGGACCGATGACAGTCGTTGCTGTATATGTGGATGCAAAGCAAATTCCACTACTAAAAGAACTTGGTGTAAAAGACTCTAAAAACTTAAATGACGATCAAATTACTGCCATTGCGAAACAACTTCTACACGTTGTTCCTTATAGCTCTCTTGTCCTTCATAACGAAAAATATAACGAGCTATTTGATAAAGGAAACAACCAAGGTAAGTTAAAAGCCTTGCTACACAATAAAGCTATTACAAACTTATTAGCTAAAATGGCACCTACAAAACCTGAAGGCGTCTTAATCGACCAATTCACACAACCTGATACATACTACAAATATTTAGCAAAACAAAAACAGGTACAGCGTGAAAATGTTTATTTCGCAACGAAAGGCGAAAGCGTCCATTTAGCTGTAGCCGCTGCCTCCATTTTAGCTCGTTACTCATTCGTAAAACAATTTGATGAACTAAGTAAAAAAGCTGGTATGCCGCTGCCAAAAGGTGCCGGTAAACAAGTTGATATCGCCGCTGCTAAATTAATTCAAAAGCTTGGTAAAGAACGATTACCTGAGTTTGTGAAACTGCATTTCGCTAATACGGAGAAGGCGCTTCGCTTATTAAGATAG
- a CDS encoding YuzL family protein: MSKKVKKDHSRSGLGSPEVEGQGTTTHETGSHKVPSSNKKQKRS, from the coding sequence ATGAGTAAAAAAGTGAAAAAAGATCATTCAAGATCGGGCCTAGGTTCTCCAGAAGTAGAAGGACAAGGAACGACGACACATGAAACAGGTTCACATAAAGTACCTTCATCAAATAAGAAGCAGAAACGAAGCTAA
- the asnS gene encoding asparagine--tRNA ligase, protein MENTLVKSLYRDTEKYADQTVQVSGWIRNLRDSKAFGFIELNDGSFFKSVQIVFDTELENFKEIAKLPLSSSVKVEGKVIATPGAKQPFEIKAEKIDIEGLSDSDYPLQKKRHTFEYLRTIAHLRPRTNAFSATFRVRSIAAFAIHQFFQERGFVHVHTPIITGSDTEGAGEMFRVTTQDLNNLPKGEDGKVDESKDFFGKETNLTVSGQLNAEAYALAFRDVYTFGPTFRAENSNTTRHAAEFWMVEPEIAFAELGDVMNLTEDMLKYAMKYVLEHAPEEMEFFNSFVDKTVLERMNNVINSDFGRITYTEAIKVLQESGADFKYPVEWGIDLQTEHERYLSEEIFKRPVFVTDYPKDIKAFYMRLNEDGKTVAATDLLVPGIGELIGGSQREERMDVLVDRIKELGMNEEDYWWYLELRKYGGTKHAGFGLGFERFLMYITGMANIRDVIPFPRTPGSSEF, encoded by the coding sequence ATGGAAAACACATTAGTAAAAAGTCTGTATAGAGATACAGAAAAGTATGCAGATCAAACAGTACAAGTATCAGGGTGGATTCGTAACTTACGTGATTCAAAAGCATTTGGTTTCATCGAATTAAACGACGGTAGCTTCTTCAAAAGCGTTCAAATCGTTTTCGATACAGAATTAGAGAACTTCAAAGAAATTGCAAAACTTCCACTTAGCTCTTCAGTTAAAGTAGAAGGTAAAGTAATTGCAACGCCTGGAGCGAAGCAACCATTTGAAATTAAAGCAGAAAAAATTGATATCGAGGGCTTATCAGATTCTGATTACCCACTTCAAAAGAAGCGTCATACATTTGAATACTTACGTACAATCGCTCACTTACGTCCAAGAACAAATGCATTCTCTGCAACGTTCCGCGTACGTTCTATCGCAGCATTTGCGATTCACCAATTCTTCCAAGAGCGTGGATTTGTACATGTTCATACACCTATCATCACTGGTAGTGATACAGAAGGTGCTGGCGAAATGTTCCGCGTAACAACGCAAGATTTAAATAACCTACCAAAAGGTGAAGACGGAAAAGTTGATGAGTCAAAAGACTTCTTCGGTAAAGAAACAAACTTAACAGTAAGTGGACAGCTGAACGCTGAAGCTTATGCATTAGCATTCCGTGATGTATACACATTCGGACCTACATTCCGTGCGGAAAACTCAAACACAACTCGCCACGCTGCTGAGTTCTGGATGGTTGAGCCTGAGATTGCATTCGCTGAACTAGGGGACGTAATGAACCTTACAGAAGATATGCTGAAATATGCAATGAAATACGTATTAGAGCATGCACCAGAAGAAATGGAATTCTTCAACAGCTTCGTTGATAAAACAGTTCTTGAGCGCATGAACAACGTAATTAACTCTGACTTCGGTCGCATCACTTATACAGAAGCAATTAAAGTGCTTCAAGAATCAGGTGCTGATTTCAAATACCCAGTAGAATGGGGAATTGACTTACAAACAGAGCACGAAAGATACTTATCAGAAGAAATCTTCAAACGCCCTGTATTCGTAACTGACTATCCGAAAGACATTAAAGCATTCTACATGCGTTTAAATGAAGACGGTAAAACAGTAGCTGCTACTGACCTTCTAGTTCCTGGCATCGGCGAATTAATCGGCGGAAGCCAACGTGAAGAAAGAATGGACGTTTTAGTAGACAGAATTAAAGAATTAGGTATGAACGAAGAGGATTACTGGTGGTACTTAGAACTTAGAAAATACGGCGGTACAAAACACGCTGGATTCGGTCTAGGTTTCGAGCGCTTCCTAATGTACATCACTGGCATGGCTAACATCCGTGACGTAATTCCATTCCCAAGAACTCCAGGTTCTTCTGAGTTCTAA